A genome region from Cyprinus carpio isolate SPL01 chromosome B23, ASM1834038v1, whole genome shotgun sequence includes the following:
- the LOC109059304 gene encoding microtubule-associated protein RP/EB family member 1-like, whose translation MAVNVYSTSVTSDNLSRHDMLAWINESLQMNFTKIELLCSGAAYCQFMDMLFPGCIPLKKVKFGAKLEHEYIHNFKILQAAFKRMGVDKIIPVDKLVKGKFQDNFEFVQWFKKFFDANYDGKDYDPVEARQGQDTMPQPNPTMPALSKPKKIMNAAPQRATVAKVTPKMAPGSARRPGAGGDEERAELIQELNILKSTIQDMEKERDFYFGKLRNIELICQEKEGEGDPTLQRIVDILYATDEGFVIPDAESEDQEEF comes from the exons ATGGCTGTGAACGTATATTCCACCTCAGTGACTAGCGACAATCTGAGTCGCCATGACATGCTCGCGTGGATCAATGAGTCTCTACAGATGAACTTCACCAAGATCGAGCTTTTATGTTCAG GTGCAGCATACTGCCAGTTTATGGACATGCTGTTTCCGGGCTGCATACCtttgaaaaaagttaaatttgGTGCAAAGTTAGAGCATGAATACAttcacaattttaagatattgcAGGCCGCCTTCAAGAGAATGGGCGTTGACAAA ATTATCCCGGTTGACAAGTTGGTGAAGGGCAAATTTCAAGACAATTTTGAATTTGTTCAGTGGTTTAAGAAGTTCTTTGATGCTAACTATGACGGAAAAGACTATGACCCAGTGGAAGCGCGACAGGGCCAGGACACCATGCCTCAACCCAACCCCACCATGCCTGCCCTCAGCAAGCCCAAGAAGATCATGAATGCAG CACCACAGAGAGCAACTGTTGCCAAGGTGACACCCAAGATGGCACCTGGCTCTGCGCGGAGACCTGGTGCTGGTGGTGATGAGGAAAGGGCGGAGCTTATTCAAGAG TTAAACATCTTGAAGTCTACAATCCAGGACATGGAGAAGGAGCGGGACTTTTACTTTGGCAAACTGAGGAACATTGAGCTGATCTGTCAAGAGAAGGAGGGGGAGGGAGACCCCACCCTGCAGAGGATTGTGGATATTCTCTATGCCACAGAC GAGGGGTTTGTCATACCAGACGCTGAGTCAGAGGACCAGGAAGAGTTCTAA